Part of the Pseudoliparis swirei isolate HS2019 ecotype Mariana Trench chromosome 18, NWPU_hadal_v1, whole genome shotgun sequence genome is shown below.
GTACAAATTATAACATCAGCTACTGAAGGATATCCATGTGCACTTCCTCATAAAAATGCATTATGTAATCTTTCCATGCTAAAATTATTTCATCATGCACCAAGATTGCACTGGGCTGCTTTCCACTCCATCAAACCCTGCCTGAGATGTCATGAGATTTGGCAAATAGACACACAATCAAAGaccaccttttcttttttcataccCAGATGTTCTTAAGTCAGGCCGACATGCTTGTTGATTCCCTGATATTAACGCCATTTCAGAATTCCCAGTTTGAACAGATTTACAACTTACAAATATGAGGCGGATTCTCTctcctcaaataaataaatggtcaAATTAATGTCCACTACATCGCTGATAAACCTTTTGTATATTAGAATTTTATAAAGAGTTATTTGAATCTCCCGTCGATAAGCTCGTCGCACACTCCCAGCTTCATATGAACCAGCAAAGCGTCAATATgtactgaagacaacaacaacaacaacaaccacaacactcATGGCACTCTTTGCAGTCGGTTAATAGAGAAACCTGCATCACTCATTCTCCAGAGTCCTTTTTGGTCCAGTGTTTGAGGGGAGAAGTCATTGTGAGGGCTGGTCAGCCAATCGATGGGCGGCatttcatgtctcagtctctccgtCCGTCCCGCAGCACAGTTCTTCCACTGCATCCGGGGGAAGCTAGAGATTTAACTCCTTTAAGAAAAACTGTGGCGAAATGTCTGTTCTCCCTCTCGCTTCTTTCTTCGCTTCATATTCCGACAGGAACACTACTGCAACCACTTTGGCACCGgcacctgtggggggggggtaaaaatgTAAGTCTGTGAGGATAGATCGTGGCGGAGCTAACCCATCCATAAAAACATCTTACTTACCTTATTGAGTTGTTTCTTATAGTTTCCTCTGATCGAGTCAAGCAGTTGGTCCCTCGAGTTCTTACCACCGCCCGGGCCTTTTCCATCCAGTTTCCTGTGCGCCACCGGGGTCAGAGAGTTCCTCAGGGAGTCTACGTCCAGCATgggagggggcggagggggAGGTCCACAcccaggaggaggcggaggtggtggtggtggagccgGACCTCCAAATCCTCTTTTCGGAGTCAGCTTTGGCGATGGCACGGGCGACGGTACGGGAGAGGGTTTGGGGGACGCTCTGGGCGAGTTCCTCAGAGACCCCCCAGCGGCCGCCTTGGGTACCTCCAGAGCCCCCTTCTTCTCCCCGTCGGCCTGGGCCTGCTTCTGCTCCAGCAGGCGCTTCTGCCTCTGTCGGTCCATGTTGCGACTCAGTATGTTTGTCGTGGTCATCCTGGGTCCGGCTAACTCAAAGTGGTACCCGAGCTTGAGCAAGGTGGTGTTCTCCTTCAGGATCTTGGTCATCTCCATCTCCGTCTTCCCGCCACAGATGTGACGCTGGTTTTGAAAGCGAAGCTCGGTCAGCGTGCAGTTGTGCGGCAGCGCCTGGATCAGAGACAGGATGCCCTTGCCGGTGAGATGGTTGGAGTCCACGTTGATGCTGGTGACCGTCGTGTTGCTGCGCAGCGTGCCCGCGATGGCGTACGCCACGTGGTCGTCGGCGCGGCAGTTGGCCAACGCAAACTTCTTCACGTGGCTGTTCCGGCGCAACGCCTCCGCGAACTCCATGAGCGTCTTCGTCTTGATGACCTCGGAGTTGTTGACGTTGAGCTCCGTGAGGGTGGGGTCGTTGCTGCGGACCTGCTCCATCAGCTCGTCGAACATGCTGGAGTCTtcgtcctcctcatcttcctcttttgTCTTGCTGTTGGGGCTTTTTTTGGCCACGCCGTTGCCACGTTTCTCACTTTCTTTtccattcctctcctcttcttcctttttctcctcCACCATCTCCTCCGTGCtgatcttcttctccttctctttcacgTGGTCACTGTGGTTAAGCAGCTCCTCTCTATCTGTTCTTTTCTCCGCCTTGTCATGCTTCACCTGCACTTCACCTCTCACCGATGGCTGCCGCTCAAGTTTGCCATCAGGCTTGTTTTgatctttttcctcctccgctggaggcttcttctcttctgttttaggggcggggctttctTTGCTCTGCTTCTCCAACATCTTGGAGACGAGTCCTTGTGTCCTGAAACTCTCGgatcttctctctttttccttgCCCACGTCCTTCTCGTGCTTTTCTCGTAGCTTGGAGATAATGTCTTTGGTTTTGCTCTCATCTCTTCTCCTGCAGTCGTCTTTCTTGccatcctcttttctttcctgcAACTTTGAGATCATATCCTTTGTTTTGCTCCCTGTGCTCTCCCTGTTTTCTCTGCAGTCTCTTATCTTGTCCTCGTGTTTCTCCTTGATCTCCTCTTTCACGTCGCTCTCTCTGCTTTCTTGCTTCGAGTATCGACTCGAAAGGCGACTTCGCTCCTCTTTCAAAGTTTCCGGAGCTTTGCTGTTTCTGTTGTCGACCTTCGTATCTCTTTCGCTTAAGACACTCGTTTGTCTTGGTCGCCCTGCTGTCACGTCGTCGTTCCCCTCCTGGCTCTGGCCCATTTTCCTCAAATTTTCCTGCTTCCGGCTCTTCTTTGTCTCACCCTGCAGTGGAATGAATATGGGGAGTATGAGTATAGTGCTGTGTCAGAAAGGAAAACAGTTCAATATATATTATCAAACTCAAACAGGGGGTCCAAAATGGAGTTTGACAAAGGATGTAGCCCTAAATAAATCTCAGGTTGTCAAAGTGTCATAAGTAAAACAGTCTATTTGCGATACAGAACTTGTTCTTATATATGTCATACATATTTAATGACATGTATAGTATGATGTAACACCTGATACCCATACAAATCCTGTATTCCTTTAACTGTCAAACAGCTCCTCGTCCATCTGCTCACTGTAAACCCATACTGTCCCTGACACACCAGGGCATGTTGACGGTCAGCAAAAGGCCAGGgagccttcccccccccccctttttttaaatatttgcagCGAGTAGCTCGCAAAGTGTTTGATTTGtgactctctgtctgtgttGCTGTCCGCGGCCTTGGCAGATGTATCCTTAAAAGGCAGTGAGCGTCGGAGCAATCAAGCAAGGAATTCCATCAGGCCGGGATTGAGGAGCTCCGCAGGGCCTCGGCTCTATCGCCTGAAGTGCCTCTCCTTTAAACACACAAACTGCATGAAACCCGGCTCCCTGACACGCAGCCGAGCAGCTCTTGTATAGCATGTCATCGCAGAATAAAAGAAACACGGATGCTGCTTCTCCTCTTGCGTGAGGACGATTACCAATGTGAAATGCGTGAAAGCAAGaaccagagaggaagagaagccgACGCCAAACTATTTATGAGCCGATGGACTTGGGGTCCAGTTGGCGCTTTGCTTCAGGACAAATTAAACCGAGCACACAAGAGCTATCATTAGAATTCCTCGGGGTCGGTGGATGTTCCAGAATGTGGAAATCTATTAGTCATACGTgtaaacagttttttttaacgATTTAATAAA
Proteins encoded:
- the lmod1b gene encoding leiomodin-1, which codes for MSRRKVRGLTRTGRQVSEDPDLDNLLSTLSPEEVEELEKDMMKVPDIKPEDGESHAAQQPTSNNARDAQQSDRKGKLSEGQQSFEGETKKSRKQENLRKMGQSQEGNDDVTAGRPRQTSVLSERDTKVDNRNSKAPETLKEERSRLSSRYSKQESRESDVKEEIKEKHEDKIRDCRENRESTGSKTKDMISKLQERKEDGKKDDCRRRDESKTKDIISKLREKHEKDVGKEKERRSESFRTQGLVSKMLEKQSKESPAPKTEEKKPPAEEEKDQNKPDGKLERQPSVRGEVQVKHDKAEKRTDREELLNHSDHVKEKEKKISTEEMVEEKKEEEERNGKESEKRGNGVAKKSPNSKTKEEDEEDEDSSMFDELMEQVRSNDPTLTELNVNNSEVIKTKTLMEFAEALRRNSHVKKFALANCRADDHVAYAIAGTLRSNTTVTSINVDSNHLTGKGILSLIQALPHNCTLTELRFQNQRHICGGKTEMEMTKILKENTTLLKLGYHFELAGPRMTTTNILSRNMDRQRQKRLLEQKQAQADGEKKGALEVPKAAAGGSLRNSPRASPKPSPVPSPVPSPKLTPKRGFGGPAPPPPPPPPPGCGPPPPPPPMLDVDSLRNSLTPVAHRKLDGKGPGGGKNSRDQLLDSIRGNYKKQLNKVPVPKWLQ